In one window of Clupea harengus chromosome 4, Ch_v2.0.2, whole genome shotgun sequence DNA:
- the LOC105900114 gene encoding IQ motif and SEC7 domain-containing protein 1-like isoform X7: MVRRHASLPLEAIDSPGSLISPVCRRSYPCRQWKSASSSGVEGDVQSGEPGSSLESGANYSQGPVTHSSSISPDQFDGAIYGHPVQPGPQRPRRPKLQHSQSILRKQAEEEAIKRSRSLSEGYELSTDLLDKQVEMLERKYGGRFITRHAARTIQTAFRQYQMNKNFERLRSSMSENRMSRRIVLSNMRMQFSFEGPEKVHSSYFEGKQVSLSDDQLASMAEECSEIEDSGNMASPATQSDITDAITELEDAFSRQVKSLAESIDDALNCRSLHGDEGPSEQVMGHQDVEPDMVYQMRPAHATNRRQLDDMMASYSDVTLFIDEEELSPPIQLTRSMDQPSSTESDQRGQSINSSQEYWPLDPKDDKGDTDTSCRSTPSVECQEQRLRMDHLPLLTIEPPSDSSVSDRSERSSVKRQTVFERAVVGPPQASPKHISHGLPPRAPARDDGDPVRHRHRQLESHLAINGNRQSKSESDFSDGDNDSINSTSNSNDTINCSSESSSRDSLREQTLSKQTYHKETRNSWDSPAFSNDVIRKRHYRIGLNLFNKKPEKGVQYLTERGFVPDTPVGVAHFLLQRKGLSRQMIGEFLGNRQKQFNRDVLDCVVDEMDFSGMELDEALRKFQNHIRVQGEAQKVERMIEAFSQRYCICNPGVVRQFRNPDTIFILAFAIILLNTDMYSPNVKPERKMKMEDFIKNLRGVDDGEDIPRETLVGIYERIRKRELKTSEDHVSQVQKVEKLIVGKKPIGSLHHGLGCVLSLPHRRLVCYCRLFEVPDPNKPQKLGLHQREIFLFNDLLVVTKIFQKKKNSVTYSFRQSFSLYGMQVLMFDNQHYPNGVRLTSAIPGADLKVLINFNAPNPQDRKKFTDDLRESIAEVQEMEKYRIESELEKQKGVVRPSMSQSMSGLKKEAGNGGMSRASLDDTYAMGEGLKRSALSSSLRDLSEAGCSLAWG, translated from the exons TGTGGAGGGAGATGTCCAGAGCGGTGAGCCCGGCTCGTCCCTGGAGAGCGGCGCCAACTACAGCCAGGGTCCAGTGACCCACAGCTCGTCCATCAGCCCGGACCAGTTCGACGGGGCCATCTACGGCCACCCGGTGCAGCCCGGCCCTCAGAGGCCCCGACGGCCCAAACTGCAGCACTCGCAGTCCATCCTGCGCAAACAGGCCGAGGAGGAGGCCATCAAGCGCTCGCGCTCGCTCTCCGAGGGCTATGAGCTCTCCACCGATCTCCTGGACAAACAG GTAGAGATGCTAGAACGTAAATATGGGGGACGGTTCATAACACGGCATGCTGCACGCACCATCCAAACAGCGTTCCGTCAGTATCAGATGAACAAGAACTTTGAGCGACTGAGGAGTTCTATGTCTGAGAACCGTATGTCTCGGAGGATCGTGCTGTCCAATATGAGAATGCAGTTTTCCTTTGAAGGACCTGAGAAAGTCCACAGCTCCTACTTCGAGGGCAAGCAGGTGTCCCTGTCGGACGATCAGTTGGCATCCATGGCGGAGGAGTGCAGCGAGATCGAGGATTCTGGGAACATGGCGTCCCCAGCCACCCAGAGTGACATTACGGACGCCATCACCGAGCTGGAGGACGCGTTCTCCAGACAGGTGAAGTCGTTGGCGGAGTCCATTGACGACGCACTGAACTGCCGTAGTCTCCACGGCGACGAGGGCCCGTCGGAGCAGGTCATGGGTCACCAGGATGTGGAGCCGGACATGGTGTACCAGATGAGGCCGGCGCACGCCACCAACCGGCGTCAGCTGGACGACATGATGGCCTCCTACAGCGACGTGACGCTCTTCATCGACGAGGAGGagctctctccccccatccagCTCACGCGATCCATGGACCAGCCGTCCAGCACTGAGTCGGACCAGCGTGGGCAGTCCATCAACTCTTCCCAGGAGTACTGGCCCCTTGACCCCAAGGACGATAAGGGGGACACGGACACGAGCTGCCGCAGCACCCCCTCCGTGGAGTGCCAGGAGCAGCGCCTGCGGATGGACCACCTGCCGCTGCTGACCATCGAGCCGCCCAGCGACAGCTCGGTCAGCGACCGCTCCGAGCGCAGCTCCGTCAAGCGGCAGACCGTCTTCGAGCGAGCGGTGGTCGGCCCGCCTCAGGCCAGCCCCAAACACATCTCGCACGGTCTGCCCCCGCGCGCCCCGGCACGCGACGACGGCGACCCCGTCCGACACCGGCACCGGCAGCTGGAGAGCCACCTGGCCATCAACGGCAACCGGCAGAGCAAGTCCGAGTCGGACTTCTCGGACGGCGACAACGACAGCATCAACAGCACGTCCAACTCCAACGACACCATCAACTGCAGCTCGGAGTCGTCGTCCCGGGACAGCCTGCGCGAGCAGACGCTCAGCAAACAGACGTACCACAAGGAGACGCGCAACAGCTGGGACTCGCCCGCCTTCAGCAACGACGTCATCCGCAAGCGCCACTACCGCATCGGCCTCAACCTCTTCAACAA GAAGCCAGAGAAAGGCGTTCAGTACCTGACGGAGAGGGGGTTCGTCCCCGACACCCCCGTCGGTGTGGCTCACTTCCTGCTCCAGAGGAAAGGGCTGAGCCGGCAGATGATTGGCGAGTTTCTGGGTAACCGACAGAAGCAGTTCAACAGGGATGTTCTGGA CTGTGTGGTGGACGAGATGGACTTCTCAGGGATGGAGCTGGACGAGGCTCTCAGGAAATTCCAGAACCACATCCGGGTGCAGGGGGAAGCCCAGAAGGTCGAGCGGATGATCGAAGCTTTCAG TCAGCGCTACTGCATATGTAACCCTGGGGTTGTGCGTCAGTTCCGAAACCCGGACACCATCTTCATCCTGGCCTTTGCCATCATCCTCCTCAACACGGACATGTACAGCCCCAACGTGAagccagagaggaagatgaagatggaggACTTCATCAAGAACCTCCGAG GCGTGGATGACGGAGAGGACATCCCCCGGGAGACGCTGGTGGGGATTTACGAGCGGATCCGCAAGCGGGAGCTGAAGACCAGCGAGGACCACGTCTCCCAGGTGCAGAAGGTGGAGAAGCTAATCGTGGGCAAGAAACCG ATTGGATCTCTTCACCACGGACTGGGATGT GTGCTGTCCCTGCCCCACCGCAGACTGGTGTGTTACTGCAGGCTGTTTGAAGTGCCAGACCCCAACAAGCCACAGAAACTAGGCCTGCATCAGCGGGAGATCTTCCTGTTTAACGACCTCCTTGTG GTGACGAAGATCTTCCAGAAGAAAAAGAACTCTGTAACTTACAGCTTCAGACAGTCCTTCTCTCTGTATGGGATGCAAGTCCTTATGTTTGACAACCAGC ATTACCCAAATGGAGTCCGCCTCACGTCGGCCATCCCAGGTGCGGACCTCAAAGTCCTCATCAACTTCAACGCTCCCAACCCTCAGGACCGCAAGAAGTTCACAGACGACCTGCGCGAGTCCATCGCTGAGGTCCAGGAGATGGAGAAATACAGGATAGAAT CGGAGCTGGAGAAGCAGAAGGGCGTGGTGCGGCCCAGCATGTCCCAGAGCATGTCTGGCCTGAAGAAGGAGGCAGGTAACGGCGGCATGAGCCGCGCCAGCCTGGACGACACCTACGCCATGGGCGAGGGGCTCAAGAGGAGCGCGCTCAGTAGCTCCCTGCGGGACCTCTCTGAAGCAg
- the LOC105900114 gene encoding IQ motif and SEC7 domain-containing protein 1-like isoform X8 produces the protein MVRRHASLPLEAIDSPGSLISPVCRRSYPCRQWKSASSSGVEGDVQSGEPGSSLESGANYSQGPVTHSSSISPDQFDGAIYGHPVQPGPQRPRRPKLQHSQSILRKQAEEEAIKRSRSLSEGYELSTDLLDKQVEMLERKYGGRFITRHAARTIQTAFRQYQMNKNFERLRSSMSENRMSRRIVLSNMRMQFSFEGPEKVHSSYFEGKQVSLSDDQLASMAEECSEIEDSGNMASPATQSDITDAITELEDAFSRQVKSLAESIDDALNCRSLHGDEGPSEQVMGHQDVEPDMVYQMRPAHATNRRQLDDMMASYSDVTLFIDEEELSPPIQLTRSMDQPSSTESDQRGQSINSSQEYWPLDPKDDKGDTDTSCRSTPSVECQEQRLRMDHLPLLTIEPPSDSSVSDRSERSSVKRQTVFERAVVGPPQASPKHISHGLPPRAPARDDGDPVRHRHRQLESHLAINGNRQSKSESDFSDGDNDSINSTSNSNDTINCSSESSSRDSLREQTLSKQTYHKETRNSWDSPAFSNDVIRKRHYRIGLNLFNKKPEKGVQYLTERGFVPDTPVGVAHFLLQRKGLSRQMIGEFLGNRQKQFNRDVLDCVVDEMDFSGMELDEALRKFQNHIRVQGEAQKVERMIEAFSQRYCICNPGVVRQFRNPDTIFILAFAIILLNTDMYSPNVKPERKMKMEDFIKNLRGVDDGEDIPRETLVGIYERIRKRELKTSEDHVSQVQKVEKLIVGKKPIGSLHHGLGCVLSLPHRRLVCYCRLFEVPDPNKPQKLGLHQREIFLFNDLLVVTKIFQKKKNSVTYSFRQSFSLYGMQVLMFDNQHYPNGVRLTSAIPGADLKVLINFNAPNPQDRKKFTDDLRESIAEVQEMEKYRIESELEKQKGVVRPSMSQSMSGLKKEAGNGGMSRASLDDTYAMGEGLKRSALSSSLRDLSEAGVHH, from the exons TGTGGAGGGAGATGTCCAGAGCGGTGAGCCCGGCTCGTCCCTGGAGAGCGGCGCCAACTACAGCCAGGGTCCAGTGACCCACAGCTCGTCCATCAGCCCGGACCAGTTCGACGGGGCCATCTACGGCCACCCGGTGCAGCCCGGCCCTCAGAGGCCCCGACGGCCCAAACTGCAGCACTCGCAGTCCATCCTGCGCAAACAGGCCGAGGAGGAGGCCATCAAGCGCTCGCGCTCGCTCTCCGAGGGCTATGAGCTCTCCACCGATCTCCTGGACAAACAG GTAGAGATGCTAGAACGTAAATATGGGGGACGGTTCATAACACGGCATGCTGCACGCACCATCCAAACAGCGTTCCGTCAGTATCAGATGAACAAGAACTTTGAGCGACTGAGGAGTTCTATGTCTGAGAACCGTATGTCTCGGAGGATCGTGCTGTCCAATATGAGAATGCAGTTTTCCTTTGAAGGACCTGAGAAAGTCCACAGCTCCTACTTCGAGGGCAAGCAGGTGTCCCTGTCGGACGATCAGTTGGCATCCATGGCGGAGGAGTGCAGCGAGATCGAGGATTCTGGGAACATGGCGTCCCCAGCCACCCAGAGTGACATTACGGACGCCATCACCGAGCTGGAGGACGCGTTCTCCAGACAGGTGAAGTCGTTGGCGGAGTCCATTGACGACGCACTGAACTGCCGTAGTCTCCACGGCGACGAGGGCCCGTCGGAGCAGGTCATGGGTCACCAGGATGTGGAGCCGGACATGGTGTACCAGATGAGGCCGGCGCACGCCACCAACCGGCGTCAGCTGGACGACATGATGGCCTCCTACAGCGACGTGACGCTCTTCATCGACGAGGAGGagctctctccccccatccagCTCACGCGATCCATGGACCAGCCGTCCAGCACTGAGTCGGACCAGCGTGGGCAGTCCATCAACTCTTCCCAGGAGTACTGGCCCCTTGACCCCAAGGACGATAAGGGGGACACGGACACGAGCTGCCGCAGCACCCCCTCCGTGGAGTGCCAGGAGCAGCGCCTGCGGATGGACCACCTGCCGCTGCTGACCATCGAGCCGCCCAGCGACAGCTCGGTCAGCGACCGCTCCGAGCGCAGCTCCGTCAAGCGGCAGACCGTCTTCGAGCGAGCGGTGGTCGGCCCGCCTCAGGCCAGCCCCAAACACATCTCGCACGGTCTGCCCCCGCGCGCCCCGGCACGCGACGACGGCGACCCCGTCCGACACCGGCACCGGCAGCTGGAGAGCCACCTGGCCATCAACGGCAACCGGCAGAGCAAGTCCGAGTCGGACTTCTCGGACGGCGACAACGACAGCATCAACAGCACGTCCAACTCCAACGACACCATCAACTGCAGCTCGGAGTCGTCGTCCCGGGACAGCCTGCGCGAGCAGACGCTCAGCAAACAGACGTACCACAAGGAGACGCGCAACAGCTGGGACTCGCCCGCCTTCAGCAACGACGTCATCCGCAAGCGCCACTACCGCATCGGCCTCAACCTCTTCAACAA GAAGCCAGAGAAAGGCGTTCAGTACCTGACGGAGAGGGGGTTCGTCCCCGACACCCCCGTCGGTGTGGCTCACTTCCTGCTCCAGAGGAAAGGGCTGAGCCGGCAGATGATTGGCGAGTTTCTGGGTAACCGACAGAAGCAGTTCAACAGGGATGTTCTGGA CTGTGTGGTGGACGAGATGGACTTCTCAGGGATGGAGCTGGACGAGGCTCTCAGGAAATTCCAGAACCACATCCGGGTGCAGGGGGAAGCCCAGAAGGTCGAGCGGATGATCGAAGCTTTCAG TCAGCGCTACTGCATATGTAACCCTGGGGTTGTGCGTCAGTTCCGAAACCCGGACACCATCTTCATCCTGGCCTTTGCCATCATCCTCCTCAACACGGACATGTACAGCCCCAACGTGAagccagagaggaagatgaagatggaggACTTCATCAAGAACCTCCGAG GCGTGGATGACGGAGAGGACATCCCCCGGGAGACGCTGGTGGGGATTTACGAGCGGATCCGCAAGCGGGAGCTGAAGACCAGCGAGGACCACGTCTCCCAGGTGCAGAAGGTGGAGAAGCTAATCGTGGGCAAGAAACCG ATTGGATCTCTTCACCACGGACTGGGATGT GTGCTGTCCCTGCCCCACCGCAGACTGGTGTGTTACTGCAGGCTGTTTGAAGTGCCAGACCCCAACAAGCCACAGAAACTAGGCCTGCATCAGCGGGAGATCTTCCTGTTTAACGACCTCCTTGTG GTGACGAAGATCTTCCAGAAGAAAAAGAACTCTGTAACTTACAGCTTCAGACAGTCCTTCTCTCTGTATGGGATGCAAGTCCTTATGTTTGACAACCAGC ATTACCCAAATGGAGTCCGCCTCACGTCGGCCATCCCAGGTGCGGACCTCAAAGTCCTCATCAACTTCAACGCTCCCAACCCTCAGGACCGCAAGAAGTTCACAGACGACCTGCGCGAGTCCATCGCTGAGGTCCAGGAGATGGAGAAATACAGGATAGAAT CGGAGCTGGAGAAGCAGAAGGGCGTGGTGCGGCCCAGCATGTCCCAGAGCATGTCTGGCCTGAAGAAGGAGGCAGGTAACGGCGGCATGAGCCGCGCCAGCCTGGACGACACCTACGCCATGGGCGAGGGGCTCAAGAGGAGCGCGCTCAGTAGCTCCCTGCGGGACCTCTCTGAAGCAg